A part of Chanodichthys erythropterus isolate Z2021 chromosome 4, ASM2448905v1, whole genome shotgun sequence genomic DNA contains:
- the LOC137018499 gene encoding C-C motif chemokine 8-like has product MKPYCIFIACLVLFAFCSLARSENSQGPDKCCFSFSNARIPVKQVESYQITHFECHSHGIIFITKAQKEICADWTEKWVQRLKNLVDARTMKENASEISSGDSV; this is encoded by the exons ATGAAGCCGTACTGCATCTTCATCGCCTGTCTTGTGCTCTTCGCTTTCTGCTCTCTGGCTCGCAGTGAAA ACAGCCAAGGTCCTGATAAGTGCTGCTTTTCTTTTTCCAATGCAAGAATCCCAGTAAAGCAGGTTGAGAGTTATCAAATCACACATTTTGAGTGCCACAGTCATGGAATCAT TTTCATCACAAAAGCTCAGAAGGAGATCTGTGCTGACTGGACAGAGAAATGGGTTCAGAGACTGAAGAATTTGGTGGACGCTCGCACCATGAAAGAAAATGCGTCAGAGATCAGCTCTGGGGACAGCGTCTAA